The Micromonospora krabiensis genome window below encodes:
- a CDS encoding HAD-IIIA family hydrolase: protein MRQDQVKPDQRRSAGVFAGADRAGSGPVLFEAVLLDRDGTLVEDVPYNGDPEKVRPVAGARAALDRLRAAGLRLGVVSNQSGLARGYFSVRQMRAVHARIEELLGPFDTWRVCPHDDAAGCGCRKPAPGLVHAAAADLGTVASRCVLVGDIGRDVGAALAAGAAGVLVPTPVTRAEEVAAAPWVAADLPGAVAEILRRQAAIVPVSAPWPQPSARPVRRGRRGGTVLVVRSDSAGDVLVTGPAIRAVAHSADRVVLLCGPRGQAAAELLPGVDEVVAHPLPWIDPDPGPVDADGMRALTARLAAVGADEALVFTSFHQSPLPLALLLRMAGVPRIAAISDDYPGSLLDVRHRVPPGVPEPERALSLAAAAGHGLAPGDQPTLRLAAGVGPPPVRLGASGYVVLHPGSAASSRAIPADVAVGIARALGEAGHRVVVTGGPDERDLTAEVAAAAGGVDLGGRTGLADLAGVVARAGAVVVGNTGPAHLAAAYGVPVVSLFAPTVPFGQWGPYRVPTVRLGDAAAPCRDTRAATCPVPGHPCLAGIDPEEVVEALRSLGVPAATATVAPAPTEYAAPTATVHGTTTAGAVAVPVTGGSGR, encoded by the coding sequence GTGCGACAGGACCAGGTGAAGCCGGATCAGCGCAGGTCAGCCGGGGTTTTTGCCGGTGCTGACCGGGCCGGGTCCGGGCCCGTCCTGTTCGAAGCGGTCCTGCTGGACCGGGACGGCACGCTGGTGGAGGACGTGCCGTACAACGGCGATCCGGAGAAGGTGCGACCGGTCGCGGGCGCGCGGGCGGCGCTGGACCGGTTGCGGGCGGCCGGGTTGCGGCTGGGCGTGGTGTCGAACCAGTCGGGCCTGGCCCGTGGCTACTTCTCGGTGCGGCAGATGCGGGCGGTGCACGCCCGGATCGAGGAGTTGTTGGGGCCGTTCGACACGTGGCGGGTGTGCCCGCACGACGACGCCGCCGGGTGCGGCTGTCGGAAACCGGCCCCGGGTCTGGTGCACGCCGCGGCGGCGGATCTGGGGACGGTGGCGTCGCGGTGCGTGCTGGTGGGCGACATCGGCCGGGACGTGGGCGCGGCGCTGGCGGCGGGTGCGGCGGGCGTGCTGGTGCCGACGCCGGTGACGCGGGCGGAGGAGGTGGCCGCCGCGCCGTGGGTGGCGGCGGACCTGCCGGGCGCGGTGGCGGAGATCCTGCGCCGGCAGGCCGCGATCGTGCCGGTGTCCGCGCCGTGGCCGCAGCCGTCGGCCCGCCCCGTCCGGCGGGGCCGGCGCGGTGGGACGGTCCTGGTGGTGCGGTCGGACTCGGCCGGGGACGTGCTGGTGACCGGGCCGGCGATCCGCGCCGTGGCGCACTCCGCGGACCGGGTGGTGCTGCTGTGCGGCCCGCGGGGGCAGGCGGCGGCGGAGCTGCTGCCGGGGGTCGACGAGGTCGTCGCGCACCCGTTGCCGTGGATCGACCCGGATCCCGGGCCGGTGGACGCCGACGGGATGCGGGCGTTGACGGCCCGGCTGGCGGCGGTGGGCGCGGACGAGGCGCTGGTGTTCACCTCGTTCCACCAGTCGCCGCTGCCGTTGGCGTTGCTGCTGCGGATGGCCGGGGTGCCGCGGATCGCGGCGATCAGCGACGACTATCCGGGCAGCCTGCTGGACGTACGGCACCGGGTGCCGCCCGGCGTGCCCGAGCCGGAGCGCGCGCTGTCCCTGGCCGCCGCCGCCGGGCACGGCCTGGCGCCCGGTGACCAGCCCACCCTCCGCCTGGCCGCCGGGGTGGGGCCGCCGCCGGTGCGGCTCGGCGCGTCGGGTTACGTCGTGCTGCATCCCGGCTCGGCGGCGTCGAGCCGGGCGATCCCGGCCGATGTGGCCGTCGGGATAGCCCGGGCGCTGGGGGAGGCCGGGCACCGCGTCGTGGTGACCGGCGGCCCGGACGAGCGGGACCTGACGGCCGAGGTGGCCGCCGCGGCCGGCGGCGTCGACCTGGGTGGCCGCACCGGACTCGCCGACCTGGCCGGGGTCGTCGCGCGGGCGGGGGCGGTGGTGGTCGGCAACACCGGGCCCGCGCACCTGGCCGCCGCGTACGGGGTTCCGGTCGTGAGCCTCTTCGCCCCGACCGTCCCGTTCGGACAGTGGGGCCCCTACCGGGTGCCCACCGTACGCCTCGGCGACGCGGCCGCCCCGTGCCGTGACACCCGTGCCGCCACCTGCCCGGTTCCCGGGCACCCCTGCCTCGCCGGCATCGACCCGGAGGAGGTGGTCGAGGCCCTGCGGTCGCTCGGCGTACCGGCCGCGACGGCCACCGTCGCGCCCGCACCGACGGAGTACGCCGCGCCCACCGCGACGGTCCACGGGACCACCACGGCCGGCGCGGTGGCCGTGCCCGTGACCGGCGGGAGCGGCCGATGA
- a CDS encoding SRPBCC family protein, whose amino-acid sequence MIDAPPQQVFDVLADGWTYSDWVVGTVHVRNVDDDWPKVGSQLHHRAGPWPFSLQDASTVLLCEPPHRMVLRAGLWPAGEAIVTFTLDPVDGNPNATRVRIGEDFAAGPLRWVRTKLNDLVLHLRNRETLARLSDIATRREDQR is encoded by the coding sequence GTGATCGACGCACCCCCGCAGCAGGTCTTCGACGTGCTCGCCGACGGGTGGACGTACAGCGACTGGGTGGTCGGCACGGTCCACGTGCGCAACGTCGACGACGACTGGCCGAAGGTCGGCAGCCAACTGCACCACCGGGCCGGACCGTGGCCGTTCTCCCTGCAGGACGCCTCGACGGTGCTGCTCTGCGAGCCGCCGCACCGGATGGTGCTGCGGGCCGGGCTGTGGCCCGCCGGCGAGGCGATCGTGACCTTCACGCTCGACCCGGTGGACGGGAACCCGAACGCGACCCGGGTGCGGATCGGCGAGGACTTCGCCGCCGGACCACTGCGCTGGGTGCGTACCAAACTCAACGACCTGGTGCTGCACCTGCGCAACCGGGAGACGCTCGCCCGGCTGTCGGACATCGCCACCCGTCGGGAGGACCAGCGGTGA
- a CDS encoding SDR family oxidoreductase, translated as MTRSVVVTGASAGVGRAVARAYAARGARVALIARGAAGLAAAERDCHERGATDVRTYQVDVADAGAVQQAADDVVHHWDGLDVWVNNAMVSVFAPAWEIPAVEFRRVTEVNYLGTVHGTLAALRHMRAHGRGAIVQVGSALAYRGIPLQSAYCATKHAVQGFNDSLRAELLHDCPGVRLSMVQLPAINTPQFSWVRTRLPRHPQPVPPIFAPELAARAVLWAADHGTRELNVGGPTWRARLGDMLVPGLLDRKLARDGYDSQQTETPVDPAAWRDNLDRPRDDEADRGADGIFTDRARTRSAALWVGTHKPVLSGAALAALALALAGVTRHRR; from the coding sequence GTGACCCGGTCCGTGGTGGTCACCGGCGCCAGCGCCGGGGTGGGTCGCGCCGTCGCCCGGGCGTACGCGGCCCGCGGGGCCCGGGTGGCGCTGATCGCGCGCGGCGCGGCCGGCCTGGCCGCGGCCGAGCGGGACTGCCACGAGCGCGGCGCCACCGACGTGCGCACCTACCAGGTCGACGTCGCCGACGCCGGCGCGGTGCAGCAGGCCGCCGACGACGTCGTGCACCACTGGGACGGGCTCGACGTCTGGGTCAACAACGCGATGGTCTCGGTGTTCGCCCCGGCGTGGGAGATCCCCGCCGTCGAGTTCCGCCGGGTGACCGAGGTCAACTACCTGGGGACCGTGCACGGCACGCTGGCCGCCCTGCGGCACATGCGGGCGCACGGGCGCGGCGCGATCGTGCAGGTGGGGTCCGCGCTGGCCTACCGGGGCATCCCCCTGCAGTCGGCGTACTGCGCGACCAAACACGCCGTCCAGGGCTTCAACGACTCGCTGCGCGCCGAACTGCTGCACGACTGTCCGGGTGTGCGGCTCTCGATGGTGCAGTTGCCCGCCATCAACACGCCGCAGTTCTCCTGGGTGCGGACCCGGCTGCCCCGCCACCCGCAGCCGGTGCCCCCGATCTTCGCGCCGGAGCTGGCCGCCCGGGCCGTGCTCTGGGCCGCCGACCACGGGACGCGGGAGCTGAACGTGGGCGGGCCGACCTGGCGGGCCCGGCTCGGGGACATGCTGGTGCCCGGCCTGCTCGACCGCAAGCTGGCCCGCGACGGCTACGACAGCCAGCAGACCGAGACCCCGGTCGACCCGGCCGCCTGGCGGGACAACCTCGACCGGCCGCGCGACGACGAGGCGGATCGGGGCGCCGACGGGATCTTCACCGACCGGGCGCGGACGCGGTCCGCGGCGCTCTGGGTGGGCACCCACAAACCGGTCCTCTCCGGGGCCGCCCTGGCCGCGCTCGCGCTCGCCCTCGCCGGTGTGACCCGCCACCGCCGCTGA
- a CDS encoding glycosyltransferase codes for MRIAMISEHASPLAILGGEDAGGQNTHVAELSAALAAAGHDVRVYTRRDAVDLPVTVRAPDGYDVVHVPAGPAEPVAKDALLPHMKEFSNWLVDRWRGGDWVPEVIHAHFWMSGLAALAASRQTAVPVVQTYHALGTVKRRYQGVQDTSPARRIAYERELGRSVDRVVAQCQDEVGELVRMGVPRTRMTVVPSGVNLGTFAPLGPAEEREPGRARILTVGRLVERKGFQTVIRAMALVPDAECVIVGGPPAGLLETDPYARRLRALAGTCGIADRVRLVGAVPREEMGRWYRSADILVAAPWYEPFGLTPLEAMACGVPVIGTAVGGLKDTVVEGVTGDLVPARDPRALGGAIQALLDDRIRRFAYATAAQERARMRYSWAATAERLAEVYGEVAAVRRPTRVVA; via the coding sequence ATGCGCATCGCGATGATCTCGGAGCACGCCAGCCCGCTCGCCATCCTCGGCGGTGAGGACGCCGGCGGCCAGAACACCCACGTCGCGGAGCTGTCCGCCGCGCTCGCCGCCGCCGGGCACGACGTCCGCGTCTACACCCGACGGGACGCCGTGGACCTGCCGGTGACGGTCCGCGCCCCGGACGGGTACGACGTCGTGCACGTGCCGGCCGGCCCGGCGGAGCCGGTGGCGAAGGACGCGCTGCTGCCGCACATGAAGGAGTTCAGCAACTGGCTGGTGGATCGCTGGCGGGGCGGCGACTGGGTGCCCGAGGTGATCCACGCGCACTTCTGGATGAGCGGCCTCGCGGCGCTCGCCGCCAGCCGCCAGACCGCGGTGCCGGTGGTGCAGACGTACCACGCGCTCGGCACCGTGAAGCGGCGCTACCAGGGTGTGCAGGACACCAGCCCGGCGCGGCGGATCGCGTACGAGCGGGAGCTGGGCCGCTCGGTCGACCGGGTGGTCGCCCAGTGCCAGGACGAGGTGGGGGAACTGGTCCGGATGGGCGTGCCCCGCACCCGGATGACCGTCGTCCCCTCCGGCGTCAACCTCGGCACCTTCGCCCCGCTCGGCCCGGCCGAGGAACGGGAGCCCGGCCGGGCCCGGATCCTGACCGTCGGCCGGCTGGTGGAACGCAAGGGCTTCCAGACGGTGATCCGGGCCATGGCCCTGGTCCCCGACGCCGAGTGCGTCATCGTCGGCGGCCCACCGGCCGGGCTGCTGGAGACCGACCCGTACGCGCGGCGGCTGCGGGCGCTCGCCGGCACCTGCGGCATCGCCGACCGGGTGCGTCTGGTCGGCGCGGTGCCCCGCGAGGAGATGGGCCGCTGGTACCGGTCGGCGGACATCCTGGTCGCCGCCCCCTGGTACGAGCCGTTCGGGCTCACCCCGCTGGAGGCGATGGCGTGCGGTGTGCCGGTGATCGGCACCGCGGTCGGCGGCCTGAAGGACACCGTGGTCGAGGGCGTCACCGGCGACCTCGTCCCGGCCCGCGACCCACGCGCCCTCGGCGGCGCGATCCAGGCGCTGCTCGACGACCGGATCCGGCGTTTCGCGTACGCCACCGCGGCGCAGGAGCGGGCGCGGATGCGCTACTCCTGGGCGGCGACCGCCGAGCGGCTCGCGGAGGTCTACGGCGAGGTGGCCGCGGTGCGTCGGCCCACCCGGGTGGTGGCGTGA
- a CDS encoding glycosyltransferase, protein MNLLLWHVHGSWTTAFVHGRHRYLIPVTPDRGPYGLGRARTYPWPDSAVEVTPEELARSQVDAVILQRPEEIDLVEEWLGRRPGRDLPAVYVEHNTPKDGDVPNSRHPMADRDDLLVAHVTGFNQLIWDTGATRTTVVDHGIVAPAVEYTGELDRLAVVINEPVRRWRVTGTDLLPRFAEIAPLDVYGMKVAGLADALGLPPDRVTSHDDIPQAAMHTELARRRAYLHLCRWTSLGLSLIEAMSMGMPVIALATTEAAMAVPPDAGAIATRVDTLVDAARRFMDEPELARRAGAVGRTAARDRYGLDRFLTDWDRLLEEEVCASR, encoded by the coding sequence ATGAACCTCCTGCTGTGGCACGTGCACGGCTCGTGGACCACGGCCTTCGTGCACGGCCGGCACCGCTACCTGATCCCGGTCACCCCCGACCGGGGTCCCTACGGCCTCGGTCGCGCCCGCACCTACCCGTGGCCGGACAGCGCCGTCGAGGTCACCCCGGAGGAGCTGGCGCGAAGCCAGGTCGACGCGGTCATCCTGCAACGCCCCGAGGAGATCGACCTCGTCGAGGAGTGGCTCGGCCGCCGGCCCGGCCGGGACCTGCCCGCCGTCTACGTCGAACACAACACCCCGAAGGACGGCGACGTCCCGAACAGCCGCCACCCCATGGCCGACCGGGACGACCTGCTCGTCGCCCACGTCACCGGCTTCAACCAGCTGATCTGGGACACCGGCGCCACCCGTACCACCGTCGTCGACCACGGCATCGTCGCCCCCGCCGTCGAGTACACCGGCGAGCTCGACCGCCTCGCCGTCGTCATCAACGAACCCGTCCGCCGGTGGCGGGTCACCGGCACCGACCTGCTGCCCCGGTTCGCCGAGATCGCCCCCCTCGACGTCTACGGCATGAAGGTCGCCGGCCTCGCCGACGCCCTCGGGCTCCCACCGGACCGCGTCACCAGCCACGACGACATCCCGCAGGCCGCCATGCACACCGAGCTGGCGCGGCGGCGAGCGTACCTGCACCTGTGCCGCTGGACCTCCCTCGGCCTCAGCCTCATCGAGGCCATGTCCATGGGCATGCCCGTGATCGCCCTCGCCACCACCGAGGCGGCGATGGCCGTCCCGCCGGACGCCGGTGCCATCGCCACCCGCGTCGACACGCTGGTCGACGCCGCCCGACGGTTCATGGACGAACCCGAACTCGCGCGCCGGGCCGGTGCGGTGGGGCGGACCGCCGCCCGCGACCGGTACGGCCTCGACCGTTTCCTCACCGACTGGGACCGGCTGCTGGAGGAGGAAGTATGCGCATCGCGATGA
- a CDS encoding polyprenol monophosphomannose synthase gives MIEPVQLPAPWRDARLTVVVPTYNEAGNLPVLVERLLALPLPGLKILVADDNSPDGTGEVADKLAIEHPNRVEVVHRAGKEGLGRAYVDGITRALDGGADYVAQMDADLSHPPEALPGMLGALLSTQAGVVIGSRYVPGGELDENWPLYRRALSGWANLYVHTLLRVRIRDLTAGFKIWRADALRDIGLHRVQSNGYSFQVEMHYLATKLGHTILEVPIRFEERRDGLSKMTTATKIESALMPFKLRSKHRNLER, from the coding sequence ATGATCGAACCCGTGCAGCTGCCCGCCCCGTGGCGGGACGCCCGACTGACCGTCGTGGTGCCCACCTACAACGAGGCTGGGAACCTCCCGGTGCTGGTCGAGCGGCTCCTCGCCCTGCCGCTGCCGGGTCTGAAGATCCTCGTCGCCGACGACAACTCCCCCGACGGCACCGGCGAGGTGGCGGACAAGCTGGCGATCGAGCACCCCAACCGGGTCGAGGTCGTGCACCGGGCGGGCAAGGAGGGCCTCGGTCGCGCGTACGTGGACGGGATCACCCGGGCCCTCGACGGCGGCGCCGACTACGTGGCCCAGATGGACGCCGACCTGTCCCACCCGCCGGAGGCGCTGCCGGGCATGCTCGGGGCGCTGCTGTCGACCCAGGCGGGCGTGGTGATCGGCTCCCGGTACGTGCCCGGCGGCGAGCTGGACGAGAACTGGCCGCTCTACCGCCGCGCGCTCAGCGGCTGGGCGAACCTCTACGTGCACACCCTGCTGCGGGTGCGGATCCGCGACCTCACCGCCGGCTTCAAGATCTGGCGCGCGGACGCGCTGCGCGACATCGGCCTGCACCGGGTGCAGTCCAACGGCTACAGCTTCCAGGTGGAGATGCACTATCTCGCCACCAAGCTCGGGCACACGATCCTGGAGGTGCCGATCCGCTTCGAGGAGCGGCGGGACGGCCTCTCGAAGATGACCACGGCGACGAAGATCGAGAGCGCGCTGATGCCGTTCAAGCTGCGCAGCAAGCACCGCAACCTGGAGCGCTGA